NNNNNNNNNNNNNNNNNNNNNNNNNNNNNNNNNNNNNNNNNNNNNNNNNNNNNNNNNNNNNNNNNNNNNNNNNNNNNNNNNNNNNNNNNNNNNNNNNNNNNNNNNNNNNNNtatatatatatatatatatatatatatatatatatatatatatatatatacacacacacacacacacacatactcgGTACCCCAAAATGAATGAAAACGTTAAGACTTTAATTTGAGTTTATAATggtataataaagaaaaaaaaatcaatctcaTTAATCCCTATTACTCTCTAGACTCTAATCAAAGTAAAACCTTACCCAACCTAAGAAAACATTCTAAAGTGGCATTTGAAGtacaaaattaaagatgaatGGTATCTAAACCTAGCTAATTAAGACTTTAAAACATTATTTGACGACGACCGACCGGCCACCTTAGCTTGATCATattattaatcattaaattaataGAGTTACACAGTACAGATCAGAAAAGTTTGGATTGCAAACGTAAGTACTCACGCAGGCATGCAAATTAAAGGGGGAAGTAAGCAAAGGAGTAATACATAAGTACAAGAAAGGAATAGTTTGAGATGATGacgtttaatttgtttaattttaattaatgtcGTACCAAACCCtaacattaattataattagcaAAAATGATATAATAAGCAAAGATGCATGCCCAATCAATGAGAGTGTAGTAATGTGCAGTGGGAAATAATTATCCACTTAGCTTCAAGGGATATGATAGGgcttataatatttgtttaagtAGGTCATGGTGCTGATGTTATGTGTAAAGTTATATTATTCGTGCTGGCTGCCTCAATATTCTTAGTGTATTTCCAGCTttcaatttctatatatatatatatatatatatatatatatattagaatagaTGGATTTATATTAGAATAGATGGGCCGCAACTATTCATATCAAGTAGTGGTTGTTGAAAAAATTGacttaaaatgacatttaaagtgattatttaataatataatttttagcgGGTGCTACTTCATAGTCTCCTAACTAAATGTTTAATTCGATATGATAGAGTTACACTCCCATGaaaacatgtctaaaaaaaactaagaatTAATTTCATCTTACATTTGTAATAATTGAATGgatcatattaatttttaaaaaatacgatgacattattgtaattattgtcAACTTTACCGTGTAacttttaattaatacaatacATACGACGATACATTTTTAAcaatagataatgaatttctagataacttttaaaaatatcaaaaaaaaaaaaaactaaatttaaacacacacacatgtatatcaATATATGCGTTATTGGATGGGTTGAGATCATAGgttgaaaatcaataaaaatgggaaaaaatgatttatttttttttgtatttttttttacagcaTGTTTTTTTTGGTGCGCTAAGTGTTGGTCTATGGTGCACTTAGTAATAATCTGTAGTGCACCACCAAGTGCTAGTTCGTAGTAAACTTAGTGCTGATATGTGTTGTACTAAGCGACGATATGTAGTGTACTAAGCGATAATATGGTGTGCACGATTAAGTGTATTCACTTGTATTGTGTCCGCCACGTGCACGCATTATAATCGTTGATATTAGCTCATTCAATTCAATGAGATAAATCTGTCCGCACGATCACACATGGGAGGATGCCCCACCAAAATGAggtcttgtatatataaaatctatTTATAAGTGAAAATATACGTCATTTCCcaaaaccaacaacaacaatttcacaTTCCCATTTGTGGGTGCTTTCTAAAGTGAATTTTCTAAAGTGGACTGCACTAAGAGTGGCTAATGTGGCGTCATAGTATGGGAAGATTCACTTGCactaaagaattttattttttagattctCTACCCCCAAGTTTTGGATCATGCAATTATTTTCCCGCTACAGTAAAGTTAGGTCACTTTTGTTACCActatatatgtacatacgtaTGAGTCTACATACATATatctatgtgtatatatataaatttttaaataatatgttATCCGTAACACGACATTATATATGATACATACTTCTACAAGGCTATGACTTATCGATGTATTCACATAATCACATTCCAttagttatataagataacatAAATCAAACGAccgttaattttattattcacTTTGGAGGTATCGGGATaagtgtgtgtctgtgtgtgtataGGTCATACTCATGTGAGAATTGATATGCAATCATATGTGAACGTGCACGGTACAACATTACAAAGTGCATCTGCTAATATTTTAAACATGCTTAAATTTACGACTCTAAAAATTCATCACGCAAAACTACAAATGACATCCAATAGTATGTAAAAGTGCACTTAGCTGACTACACTTTAATTTATCATGAAGTGCACTTCATAATATTGCTTAATgcacttagaaaaattaaaactcaCCTTGACTAGACTAAAATCGAgataattttttgatttttttctcaaaataatgttttaaaatgtCCAATCATATACCATAAATCGTACTAATTTTTTAACACTTGTGATTTGAAAGTTAAATGGACGATTCGGATTTTAAAATTGGAAtcctatatttaaaaaaaaaaaagaattgttaAAATTGAAGAGTCGAATCGAACTGAGACAGGCAAGACTTAACTTTTTATTGGAAGTATAATCTTAGCCATGGTTAATGGttaagaaatgataaattaatatAGTCCATAgtaaaaacaaaagaacaaaagcTTAGAGTACTATAATGGAATCATGGTACACAACATAATTAGTGACAGACATGCAGCATAATTATGTTGTGGTCAGAAGTATTAATCACACTGAAACTGAATAAAGGATTAGAATCTAATGCGTCCTGGAAAATTTGATTGTCAAAGGATATGATTCTGCCGTAATCTTCGAGAATAGCTTTCTTTGATCCTTAACTGCCGAGTATATTTTAACAAACTTGGGGGGGGGCCTAAAAATGATTTAGAGGAAATTCAGCACCCAAACTATAATTTCAAGGGAATGTTTCATTGCGTACAAAGCTCAAAACCGGTGTGAAAGAGGCAAATCAGTCCAGTGGAGCCCATGGCCCATTAACAAAGCCCACTGACAACAtttcagtttttcttttctttcttttttcaaaagtgCTTGATTTATGACCCAACAGGCCAACATTGGCCAATGATTTGAATAtctaattttagattttttttttaattttttttttggtctcaaTGGTCCATATTTAAGGCAGATGAGATTGTAAAAAGATAAATTACGATGACTTAGTAATCTATTAAGTGAGAAGAATAATGTTTGGTAGTTATAAGGAGTCATTCTTACATTGTAGAAGGTGTGTTCGAGCATCaatggaggcaatattgactttttgtgcttcatttgattgagaaagtagctatgaacagatagtatattgtaacagagtcaacagtaccaaaaaaaaaacaacatttaataatggaattttttttttttagcattttgtagttataaaatttcaatttataaaatatttttactttaaactcttgttaACTAATAACTACAGTAGTTCTTACCTTACCTTGCAGTAAATGAGGTTTCTGCCCGTGATCCATGCTGCCCGAGTGCCCGTTACCATTGTGGAGAGATTACGGGCAGCCCCCTAAGCAACCCACTCTCACACTGCTTGCTCTCCAGTCTGAATCTTTTCCCCACTATCGCTTTTCTCTATCTTCTGATACATACATATCTCTCGGTCTCCGTTGATTTCCTTGCTTGATCCGACGGTCCAGAATGAACGCTGCCTCTCCTCTCCGTTTGTCGAGGTTTTAGCTTCTCAAACCCTCCGATCTGTTCGATACGAGCTCGGATCTGTCGTTCTGGTGAGTTTCACTTCTCCGTTCTCGGTTCTTCGTCGTTTTCGTTTTTATTCAGAGTTTCCTTCGAAATTCCACGCAATTTGAGCTCGATCTGAGAATCTGCAGTTTTTTCTCGACGTTTTTGGTATTTTTTCGTGCCGTCTTTTAATTTTGCTGTTTGAAATTTACCATTTCCCCTTGCAGTTTCTTCTGTTCTCCTGAGAATTGAggtttttactctttttttcgtcaaattttcgGCGATATTTGACTTCCTTGACCTCCTCCCCTTTTTCCCGAGATGCGTTAACTTTAGCAGAAGTTCATGTCTGCGCTCCTTCtgtttaattattgaatttgtttcaaattaagTGCATGTTTTCGTTAAGAACATCGAACGGTTTTCTGCTGCAGGTTGGTGAATTGCGCTTGAGgcgtagagatggagagtggaGATTCAGTCGGTGTCGCCGCCATGGTAATTAAGCAGACTTTGGTAACGTGCGCCGTGGAAGCTTTAGCATCCGCTCTTGTCACCACCCAGCTCCTCTCGCTTATGCAGGTAAAACCTACTTTACTGAAAGGAGACGCAATTTTTCACCATCTGCTATCTTGCGCCACCTAGTTTGGCATCATGAGCAGTTAAGTAAGTGCCTTTGAGCATGTTCAAAGGttccttatttatttcttatttagaATTAGAATTCTTGTTTGAAGAACTCAACAGAAAAGATTTTCAGTGAGCTAAGTTTcttgataatataaaataattgaattggAACATACTCGAGAGATTTTGAGCATACAAGTTCCATAGTTGTATTTGACGTGTTTGTGTTTCTTTCGTGAATTATTTGAGTTAGCTAATCACCCAAAGGTTGAGTGGCGCAAAGCGTGATCTTTGATTTATGATGTTTTGGAGGATATTGTGTTCCCACTTAGATTCCATCAGtggaaaaataatgtttttatgTGGTGCAACAGGTGAACATCCCGTTAAACATCCATTTGTCCAATATTCAGtacaataaaacaaaatttcaaaagCAAACAAATAGTTTACCATAAGAATGAACATTTTCTTGCATACATATCACACTGTAGCTCTTTGTCTTGCCCTttatattgggtttatcgaggcaaaccccactcctcttccgagtatgtgagtaaaccctcgccctgtgatcctagccggcaaacgaccacaaggaggttaaccagcctaggttgcccatagctgaccggctcaaacccgggtggcagacggtttcgaactcaggacctcacggccgcgagcgtcttggtcttgccactcaggctgcccttacgggcatcTTATATGAATATATGTAATGGTTAGTACGATCATACCCCGTattgttctttttgttttgtcaCTTGACGTTATCTTCTTTGATAGTTTCATCACATTTTGGTTTATGCTTTTCTGCTCATTGTGtcgtaagttcaatttttaggaataaaaagtatactttgtgtgtgtataaaacTTCATAAAACATGTCTATTTGCTTGAAGTTCTGAACTTTTACAATTAAATTGTTGGCCTGAATGATTTCTATTAGATCAGAATAAGCCTTGAAGTTTACCTGTTTCCGGTTTTCAGGATTACATAAATCTATTCATGGACAAACCTAAAATTAGGGGAGACTATTCCTCATCTTGCCCCTGCGAGCCTACGGATGCTGATGGAgatgatgagaatgatgatgatgacgatgagGATGGAGATgacgacgatgatgatgatgcataTGACGATGAAAGAAATGGTGCTAATAACCCTAACAACAAAGGCACCTCTAAGAATGGCCCGGGAGGGGGTACGGGTGGTGCACAAGAGAATGacgatgatgaagatgatgaaggtgaaGAAAATCCAGACGACCAAGATGAGGAGGAAGATCCCGAGGATGATGACGACGACGACGATGACGAGGAAGGCGGAGGCGAGGAAGAAGACCCCGAGGAAGACGAGGACGacgaagaggaagaagaggaggacgaggaggaagaagaagtcCAACCAccgaagaagagaaagaagtgAATTAGATTTACAGCATGAAAAAACAACCTTTGATCTATGGCACTTGTTGTTCTAGCACTATCCTAGTACAAAACAGGAACATCCTCAATTAGGTTAACGCATCTGTATTTCCTATTCCGTTTGCATTGTATAACAGCTACCTTGTGCTGCGGCAATACTTGTTGACTTGCAAAAATTGTCTGCTGCGGCTTTGCCTGAGAAATTCCATATTTAGGAGACATCATAACTGCCCTTACCAAATCAATAGTCTTATAGTCTTTATATCAACAAAATTGTCAAATTTATTCGGCCAGTAACATTACATGGATTTTCACTTTCTATATCCAATTTTACGGATTAACATGATATAttgttcatttctttttctatcATATTGAGCCATTAAAGCGGTCATATTTCTTTTGGAGGCTCCTCAAATATCCAATTTTTGACATATTTGTTAGGAATATTTTTATCACGTTTTAAAGTTCTTTAATTTTT
This portion of the Ipomoea triloba cultivar NCNSP0323 chromosome 5, ASM357664v1 genome encodes:
- the LOC116020694 gene encoding nucleolin-like — encoded protein: MESGDSVGVAAMVIKQTLVTCAVEALASALVTTQLLSLMQDYINLFMDKPKIRGDYSSSCPCEPTDADGDDENDDDDDEDGDDDDDDDAYDDERNGANNPNNKGTSKNGPGGGTGGAQENDDDEDDEGEENPDDQDEEEDPEDDDDDDDDEEGGGEEEDPEEDEDDEEEEEEDEEEEEVQPPKKRKK